The Pyxidicoccus sp. MSG2 DNA segment CCACGCGGCTGACGCTGGACGTGGCGCTGAACACCAACGGCGCCGCGCAGATAACGGGCGCGAGCACGGTGGCCGGGGAGAGCGCGCCGGACTACCGCCGGGCGTACCGGCCGGAGGCCACGCGCAAGTCCACCTTCGAGCGCGCCTGGGCGCAGAGCTTCCCGGGCCTGACGGTGCAGGAAGTGAAGCTGAGCGACACCACGCGGCTGGACGACGACGTGGCGCTGGACTTCAAGATGAACATTCCGCGCTACGCGGAGGTGCTGCCCAACGGCATGCGCTTCCTGCCCTTCGGCACGGGCCGCACGTACCAGCAGGCGTACGCGTCGCTCGCCGAGCGCCGCTTCGACCTGATGATGCAGGGCCCGTGGCTCAACAGCTTCACGCTGCGCTACGCGCTGCCCGCCGGCTGGACGGTGACGGAGCTGCCGCAGGCGGTGGAGGAGAAGACGAAGTTCGGCTACGTGAAGCTGAGCTACCGCGTGGACGGCGGCAAGCTGGTGGCGGATGGGGAGATGGCTCTCACCGCCGCGCGCGTGAAGGCGGACGACTACGCCGAGTTCCGAGAGTTCCTCGGCCGCGTGGACCGCGCCTTCGGGCGCCGGGTGCTCGTCCAGGGCCCCGGCAGCCGCACCGCGTCCGCGGCGCAGTAGCCGCTTCCGGCTTCGCGCTCGCGGTGGCACGGCGGGCGCGAGGCCACCGGAACAGCCCCAGGCAGTGACACGGCCCGTCGGTGGAAGCTGCTTCCACCCGCGGGCCGTCGTCTGTCCGGAGCCCGGCTATGGCTGCTCGGGCGCGCTCAAGGCGGCGACGATGATGCCGCCAGCGATGCGGGGCTGGTCCTGCCCCATGCGAAGCGTGTTGACGGAGTAGACGAGGCGCCGCCGCAAGTCGCGCGTGGCGCCCATCCCGTTGTTGTAGCCGTGCCTGTCCCCGCTCTTCCCCCACAGGGTGAAGCCGTTGACGACGAAGCGGCCCAGGCCCGCGGCGAAGCTGGCGCGGCCTCCCTTCACGTCGGGCACGTCCGGCACGGTGAACATCTCCTCCAACTGCGCGCGCGGCAGCAGCCGCCCCTTGAAGAGCGCGACGAGGAAGCGGTCCAGGTCGGCGGTGGTGGAAATCATCTCCCCCGCCGCCCAGGGCACGGACTGGCTGGCCACGGTGACGTCCACCAGGCACCTGCCCTGGTACGCGGTGGCCCCCGCCGGGCAGCCCTCCCCTTCCGCCGCGACGATTTCGTAGCCATGGGCATGCGGCCCCGGAATCGTCACGTCGTTGCCAGGCACGGAGGTGTCCCGCAGGTGCAGCGGGCGGAGGATGCGCGAGTGCACCTCTTCTCCATAGGGACGGCCCGTCACCTTCTCGATGAGCAGCCCGGCGACGATGTAGCCGATGTTGCCGTACTCCTGCTGTGTGCCCGGCTCGAAGCGGGGCCCCTCCGGGAGCGCCAGCGCGACGAGCTCGCGAGGGCTGAAGCGGCGGTAGCGGTTCTCGAAGAACCACGCGGGGTCCTTCTGCGGCACCGGCACCCCGGGCAGGCCGTGGGTGTAGTTGAGCAACTGCCTCACGGTGATGGGTGCATAGACGCCGTCGGGCAGCAGGCGCGGCAGGTAGTGCTGGACGGGCCGGTCCAGGTCCACGCGGCCCTCGGCGACGAGCTGCAGCACCACGGTGGCGGTGAACACCTTGGTCATGCTGCCGATGCGGAAGCGCGCGTCCGCGGGAATCGGCGCCCCGGTGCGGATGTCCGCCACGCCCGAGCTCCCGAGCCAGTGCCCGTCCGCGCCACTCACCCGGACCAGGGCGCCCGTCACCTCGCCATTCGGAAGGTTGGCGATGGCCTGCCGCAGGGCCTCGCGATTCAGCGGCGGCAGGGGCGACTGGCCCGCCTCCAGCGTCAGCTCACCCGACTCCAGCTCGCCCACCTCCGGCTCGCTTCCGGCCGGAGCCTCGGGTCCGCAGGCGGGGGCCATGAAGCTCGCGAGCAACGCCATGCCGACCCGCAGTCCGCGGTGAAGGACAGCCATGTTCCATCTCCTGTTGGGGGAAGGCCGGCGATGCCGGCTGGCAGATGGAACACCGGCGCCTCGCGGCGCTGTCACCGGGGCTTCAGGAGAACAGTGCGCCGAGCAGCTTGCGGACCTCGCCGGGCCCGTTGACGCGGAAGGCGGCGCGCGTGGGCTTGTGGCCCGCGTTGATGGTGAGCCCGCCCGGGGGGATGGCCGCGAAGAGGTCCTCGTCCGTGCGGTCATCGCCAATGGCCACCACCAGCGTGCCCGGCGCGAGCCCCTGCGTGGCCTCGCCCACCACGCGGCCCTTGTGCACGCCGTGGGGACGGACCTCCACCACCCGGTCTCCGGGCAGCACGTCCATGTGCTGCCCGGCGAACGTCTCCATCAGCAGCAGGCGCAGCTCGCGGGCCTGGATGGCGCCGAACTCCGGGTCCACCATCCGGTAGTGCCACGCCAGCGACGCCGTCTTCTCCTCCAGGAACGAGCCCGGCACCCGCTCGCAGAAGGCGCCCAGCACCGGCCGCGCGCTGGCCTTCCACTCGAAGGACACGCCCTCCAGCATGCGCCATGGCTGGCCCGGCCGCGTGCGGGACCAGAGGCCGTGCTCCGCGTGCAGGCTCATGGGCAGCTCGCCGAACCACGCCTCCAACGTCTCCTTGGGCCGGCCGCTGACGATGCTCAGCGAGGTGTTCGGCCGTGCCAGCAGCTTCGCCAGCAGCGCTCGCAGGGCATCGTCCGGCGCTGCGAGCTCCGGCCGGGACGCGAAGCCCACCAGCGTCCCATCGTAATCCAGTAGCAGGTGCAGCCGGGGTGACGCTTTCATCAACTCCAGCGCCTCGGCGCCGCTGCCCGTCTTCCGCTCCGCCATGGAGGGCAGGGACTGGAGCCGGTTGAGGAAGCTGCCCGTCCACCAGTGCACGTCGTGGGACTTCACGCCCTCACGCAGGGCGCGCATCCGCTTTCGGCGCTCGTCCTCGCCCAGCTCCAGCGCCTCTTCAATCGTGTCCGCCATGGCCTCCACGTCGAACGCGTTGACGATGAGGGCGCTGTCCATCTCCGCGGCGGCGCCGGCGAACTCGCTGAGCACCAGCACGCCGTCCTCGTCCGGGCGGGACGCACAGAACTCCTTGGCCACCAGATTCATGCCGTCGCGCACCGGGGTGACGAGCATGACGTCCGCCGCGCGGTACAGCCCCACGAGCTGCTTCTCGTTGAAGGAGCGGTAGAGGTAGTGCACCGGCACGTTGTGGACGCCGCCGTACAGGCCGTTGATGCGGCCCACCAGCTCGTCCACCTTCTCGCGGTAGGCGGCGTAGGCCTCCACCTGGGTGCGGCTGGGCACGGCCACCTGGATGAAGCGCAGGCGCCCGCGCCAGGCGGGCTCGCGCTCCAGCACGCGCTGCACGGCGAGCAGCCGGCGCGGAATGCCCTTGGTGTAGTCCAGCCGGTCGATGCCCAGGAGGATGCGCTGCCCTTCCGCCTTCCGGCGCAGGGTGGCCACCTCCTCCAGCACACCCGCGTCGTTGGCGAGCGACTCGAAGGCCGCGGCGTCGATGCCCATGGGGAAGGCGCCCACCCGCACCTCGCGGCCGTCCCAGATGACGCGGTCGATGTCCGTGTCCAGCCCGAGCTGCCGCATCAGCGCCCCGGAGAAGTGCCGCACGTAGCTCACCGTGTGGAAGCCGATGAGGTCCGCGCCGAGCAGTCCCTTGAGCAGCGCCTGGCGCCGGGGAAGGGTGCTGAAGACTTCCGACGACGGGAAGGGGATGTGGTGGAAGTAGCCGATGCGCGCGTCGGGCAGCCGCTGGCGCAACATGCCGGGCACCAGCATGAGCTGGTAGTCATGCACCCAGATGGTATCGCCCGGCTGGTAGTGGTGGACGACAAGGTCGGCGAAGCGCTCGTTGACCTTGCGGTAGATTTCCCAGTCCCGGTCCTGCCGGGGAATCCGGTCCACCATGTAGTGGCACAGCGGCCAGAGGACGCGGTTGGAGTAGCCCTCGTAGTAGCGGCTCACCTCGCTGGCGCTGAGGTAGAGCGGCACGCAGCGCATGGCCTCGAGCTGGGATTCGACCTTGGCGCGCTGGGCGTCCGTCAGGCGGGAGACATCGCCGGGCCAGCCCAGCCAGACACCGCCGGAGCGCTCATGGGGACGGCGCAGGCCGGTGGCGAGGCCTCCCGCACTGCGCACCACGGAGACGCTGTCCTTCTCCACCTTGACGGTGACAGGGAGGCGATTGGAGACGAGCAGGAGTCGGGACATAGGCCCCTGACGCTTAGTCACTCCCTCCGGGGATGGCCATGGTTGAAAGGGGCAGCGTGCTGGATGGTGGACCCTCGGGACCGCCCGGTGGGACCCAGCCCAGACGGGTCAACAGCGCGGGCTCGCGGCCCGGCTTCCAGATGAAGGCATCCAGCACGTAGTGCGTGGCCTGCGGCAGCGCCAGCAGCGGCACCACCAGGGCGAGCAGGTCCTCCGGGAGCTCCACGGTGCTCACCCCGAAGAGGGGAGCCCGCTCGTGCCAGATGAGCCAATCCCAGAGCCCCTCTTCCATCAGGGCCAGCACTCCGAGGAACAGGATGAAGCCCGGCAGCCCCGCGCGCAGGAGGGCCCCGCCCACGCCATAGCCGCCTTCCGCGCGCCGCCCGCGTGCGTAGCGAAACAGCAGCGCGAAGTACGGGACGCCGTGGAGCACGATGTTCATCACGGTGAAGGCGAAGTCATCCTTCGCGAGGACGATGCCGCCGAACCACGCCACCCACGTGGCGGCCACCAGGAGCACCTTGCCCGCCTGCAAGCCTTCGCCGCGTGTCACGCGCAGCGCCTGGAAACCCACCCAGACCGCGAGGACGACGGCATGGACGGCCAGAGCCACCGTCCCCACCCCGCGGGGCATACCGGAGAGGAAGTCGCCCTCCACGAACCACCAGAAGTCGCGAGGCAGGTTCGCGTGCCACCAGACGACGGGGCCCAGGGTGGCGGCGTAGATGGCGGCGGCGTCCAGGCGGCGCTCGGCGGTGGAGGCGCGGACCTTGCGGCCGTAGAGGGCCACCCAGCCGTACTGCTGGCGGACGAAGTGCGTGAGGGCCACGTAGGCGAACAGCGTCCAGAAGGCCTGGGGGGACACGAGGTACGCCGTCACGCCCGCGACATACGCGGCGAGCGGTGCGCCCAGGTAGAGGCCGGGGCGGCGGCGCAGCTCGTCGGTGTCCAGATAGGTGCGGAACAACGTGGACCAGACATGGGCCACGTCCACGCAGACGACGAAGAGGACCCAGGCCCACAGCGGCGTGTCTCCCACCGCGCCGAGCCACGGCGCGGTGAGCACGAAGGCCACGGACACCAGCGCGCTGCCGGCGAAGACGGTCAGGTCCACTCCCGGACTGAACAACCAGCCCTGGGAGGGCGAGAGGAGGCGGGGCATCGGAGTCCGCAGACTATCACCGACTCCGAGCCACTTTCTCAGGCCGTTGAGAGCAGGTCAGGCGACTATGCTTCGTCGGCGATAAGCAGCCTTCTTGCGTGAGCACAGATGCCCCGTTTCTTCTGGTTGCGCCGCGATGAGGCCACAGCGACGACGTACGATGGCGAAGTCGACGCGGCGCACAGATGGAGACTGCCCGGCGTGAGCTGCCACACGTGCGGAGCGACCTGGGGCGGAGCAGGTCACCAGTACCCGTGCGTTGACCTATCGCAACTGTCCGAGCGCCACGAGTTCGAGAAGGCCAGACCCGAGCCCTTCCCCGAGTTCGCACGCCTTCGTGAGCTGGTGCGCCCTTTCGCGCCTCCCCATGCAACGCTGCCACCCGGAACAGCCTTCGGGTCGCTGGTCGGTCGTGCCTTCGGGAAGTTCGGCCCCTTCGGATGGTGGGGCAGTTCCATGCTGCTGGTACGCCGTGCCTCGCTAGAACTTCTTCAAGCGGAAGGCGTACGGGGACTGCTCGGCTGCCGCACGGAGCTGCGCTTCCGGCAGAAGGACCCGCCGGAACTGCTGGAACTCCAAATCGAGCCGCACGGCAGACTCCACCCGGACTGCATTCCCCCGGATGAGCCTCCACCGTGCGTCACCTGTGGCCGGTTCGGACTCGCGCGGCCAGATGAGCCCATCCTGGACGCGGCCTCCCTGCCCCCGGAACTCGACCTGTTCCGGCTCGGCAACTTCGCCACGATGATCATCGGCACCGAGCGGTTCAAGGAGGCCGTGCAGCGCCTGGAGCTGCACGGCCTCACCTTCCGCGAGCTCCAGACGCGCTAACGCACGACGATGTTGACCACCTTGTCGGGCACGACGATGACCTTGCTCACCGTCTTCCCGCCCTCGAGCTGCCGGACGACGTTGGGCAGCGCCAGCGCCCGCTCACGCACCTCGGCCTCCGGCGTGCCGCGCTCCACCTCCACGCTGCCGCGCAGCTTGCCGTTCACCTGGACGGCGTACGTCACCTGCGCATCCACCGTCAGCGCCACGTCGAACACAGGCCACTCCTGCTCCAGCAGGAAGCCCTTCCCACCGAGCCGCTCCCACGCCTCGTCCCCCAGGTGCGGCGCGAAGGGGCCCACCAGCTTGACCAGCGTGACGAGGTCCTCGCGCGTGCTCCCCTTCGAGGTCAGCTCGTTCGTGTACGTCATCAGCGCCGCGATGGCCGTGTTGAACTGGAGCCGCTCCAGGTCCGCCGTCACGCGCTGAATCGTCTTGTGGCGCAGCTTCAGGTGCGGGTCGCCCTCGGGGACGCGGGACGGTGCGTGCTCCTCGACCAAGCGCCACGCACGGCGCAGGAATCGGCCGCAGCCCTCGATGGCCCTCGGGTCCCAGGGCTTGGGCAATTCGAACTCGCCCATGAACAGCTCGTACAGACGCAGCACGTCCGCGCCGTGCTCGGCCACCACGGTGTCGGGGTTGACGCCGTTGAGCTTGGACTTGGCCATCTTCTCGACCTGGACCTTCAGCGTCTCGCCCGTGGCGCGCAGAATCGCCGTCTCGCCGCGCAGCTCCACCTCCTCCAGCGCGTGGTAGTGCTCCGCCGCGTCCACGTACGTGTAGGCCAGCACCGTGCCCTGGTGGCGCAGCTTGCGGAACGGCTCCTTCGTGGAGACCTGGCCCAGGTCGAACAGCACCTTGTGCCAGAACCGTGCGTACAGCAGGTGGAGCACCGCGTGCTCCGCGCCGCCCACGTACAGGTCCACGTTCATCCACTGGCGCTCGGCCTCCTTCGACCAGGGCGCCTGCTCGTTCGTCGGGTCCAGGTAGCGCAGGTAGTACCAGCACGAGCCCGCCCACTGCGGCATCGTGTTCGTCTCGCGCCGGCCCGGGCCTCCGCACTTCGGGCACTCCGTCTCCAGCCACTCGGGAATCGTGGCCAGCGGAGACTCGCCGGTGCCGGACGGCTCGTAGCGTTCCACCTCCGGCAGCGTGACGGGCAGCTGGTCCTCGGGCACCGGCACGGCGCCGCACTTCGCGCAGTGGATGATGGGAATGGGCTCGCCCCAGTAGCGCTGGCGCGAGAAGATCCAATCGCGCAGGCGGTAGCTCACCGTGCGCTTCCCCTGACCCCGTGTCTCCAACGTGGCCACCACCCGCTGCTTCACGTCGGCGGTGGGCAAGCCGTCCAGCGCTCCTGAATTCACCGCGACACCGTTGCCCGTGAAGGCCTTGTCCGGCTCGGGCTGCGCACCGTCCACCGGACGCACCACCTGACGGATGGGCAGGCCGAACTTCACCGCGAACTCGTGGTCTCTCGCGTCGTGCGCGGGCACGGCCATGATGGCGCCGGTGCCGTAGGTCGCCAGGACGTAGTCGGCAATCCAGATGGGGATGCGCTCGCCGTTGATGGGATTGACCGCGTGGCTGCCCGTGAAGGCGCCCGTCTTCTCCTTCGCCAATTCCGTGCGCTCCAAATCACTCTTGAGCCGCGCGGCCGCCTGATAGTCCGTCACCGAGGCGCGCTGCTCCGCTGTCGTCAGCGACTCGACCAGGCCGTGCTCGGGCGACAGCACCAGGTATGTCGCGCCGTACAGCGTGTCCGGGCGGGTGGTGAACACGCGAATCTCCGAGCCCGCCGCCTGCCCGTCCGCCACGCGGAAGGACACCTCGGCGCCCTCGGAGCGGCCAATCCAGTTGCGCTGCATGGCCAGCGTGGACTCGGGCCAGTCGACCTTGGCCAGGTCCTCCAGCAACCGGTCCGCATACGCGGTGATGCGCAGCATCCACTGGCGCAAATCCTTGCGCTCCACCTGGGTGCCGCAGCGCTCACACCGGCCACCGGCGGCCTCCTCATTGGCCAGTCCCGTCTTGCACGAGGGACACCAGTTGATGGGCATCACGCTCTCGTACGCGAGCCCCTGCTTGAACAACTGCAGGAAGATCCACTGGGTCCACCGGTAGTAGCGCGGGTCGGTGGTGTTGACCTCGCGCTCCCAGTCGTAGGCGAAGCCCACGGAGTCAATCTGTCTGCGGAAGTTGGAGACGGCCTGCTCGGTGGTGACGCGCGGGTGGATGCCCGTCTTGATGGCGTAGTTCTCCGCCGGCAGGCCGAAGGCATCCCAGCCCATGGGGTGAAGCACGTTCCAGCCCTGCATCCGCTTCCACCGCGTCAGCACGTCGGTGGCCGTGTAGCCCTCGCAGTGTCCGACATGCAGCCCCGCGCCGGAGGGGTACGGAAACATGTCGAGTGCGTAGAACTTCGGCTTCTTCGGGTCGAACGTCGTCCGGTGCAGGCGGGCGTCGCGCCAGCGCGCCTGCCATTTCGGCTCTACCTCACGGGGGTCAAAGGGCATGGTGCCTTTTAGTACGCCCGCGTCGCGGCATTCCTGACCTGACCCGACGGGTCGTCGCCAGCAGGACCGAGCCGCTGATGCGATATGAACGCTCGCACCATGCGCAGCGCCCCGCCGACTCCCGACAGCCCCACCCCGCCGCTCCGGACGGCGGCCGGTAGCGCAACGGGAGCCCTCCACCCTCCCCCACCCCGCTTCCGCCAGCGACTGCTCGTGGTGATGCTGCTCGCGGGCCTCGTGCCACTGGTGCTGCTCGGCCTGCTCGCGCAGGGCGCGCTGGAGCGGGTGCTGTCCGTCTCCATCGCCCCCGTGGAGGGCGTGCTGGACGGCGTCTCCTCGGACCTGGAGCGCCGGGGCCTGCCCCAGGACGCGCTGAACGAAGCTCGCCTCAACCTCGCCCAGGCGGAATTGGCGCGGCGGGCCCTGGTGCGCCGCGTGCCCGCCTTCATCGCCGCGCTGGTGCTCGTCTCCGGCGCAGTGCTCGCCCTGGCCGCCGTGCTGCTCGGCCGTGCCCTCACGCGCCCCGTGGCCACCCTCACCGAGGGCATGTGGGCCTATGCACGCGGGGACCTCACCGTGCGCCTCGCCACGCCCGAACAGCCGCGCGACGAGCTCCAGTTCCTCCTGGGCCAGTTCAACCGCATGGGCCAGGAACTGCTCGCCCAGCGCGAGCGCCTCAAGTCCGCCGAGCAGATTGCCGCCTGGCAGGACGTGGCCCGCGCCCTGGCCCACGAGCTGAAGAACCCGCTCACCGCAATGAAGCTCTCGCTCGCGCGTCTGTCCCGCACGGACGCGAGCATGCCCACCGACTCCACCCGCATCTCAGAGGCCGTGGCCCTCCTCCAGGAGGAGGTGGACCTCCTGATGCGGATGACCCAGAGCTTCTCCACCTTCGCGAGGCTCCCCGCCCCGCGCTTCCAGGACGTGGCCCTGCGCCCCCTCCTGGCCGAAATCTGTACCCTCTACGCGGGCACCTCGCCCGTCCCCGTGGAGCTCGTCCCCGGCCCCGACGCCTCCCTGCGCGCGGACCCGGACGGTCTGCGCCGCCTCTTCGGCAACCTGGTGAAGAACGCCACCGAGGCCTCTCCCACCGGAGCCCCTCCGGTGCGCGTCGCGCTGGAAGCTCTCGACGGCGGCGCCGTGCGTGTCACCGTGATGGACGGAGGCAGCGGTGTGACTGGCGTGCTGGAAGGCCCCGCCCTCACGCGCGGGCTCTTCAGCACCAAGCCCGAGGGCAGCGGCCTGGGCCTGCCCATCTCCCAGAAAATCGTCCACGAGCACGGCGGCACGCTGCGCCTGGAACCGGCCTCGGGTGGCGGTACGCTGGCGCGCGTGGACCTGCCCCTCGCTCCTCCCTCCGCCCCGGCCACCGCATGAAGCCAGGTCCCCGCATCCTCGTCGTCGACGACGACCCCGGCGTCCTCAAGGCCCTGCGCGGGCTGCTGAGCGACGAGGGCTTCACCCCGGTGGAGGCCCGCTCCACCGCCGAGGCCATCCGCCTGCTCGACGCGCCCGAGGGCCCGCCCGCGGCGATGCTGCTCGACATCCGCATGCCCGGAGAGACGGGGCTGGAGCTCCTCGCGCGCCTGCCCAGGCCGCTGCCCGCGCCGGTGGTGGTGCTATCCGGCGAGGCCTCTCCCGCGGAGGCGGTGCAGGCGCTGAAGCTGGGCGCCACCGACTTCGTGGAGAAGCCGCCCTCGCCCGAGCGGCTCCTCACGGCGCTGCGCAACGCGATGGTGCTGGGCGAGCTCCAGGAGGAGCGAGAGCGGCTGCTGGACGCGCTCGCCCGCCCCGGTCACCTCGTGGGCGAGAGCCCCGCCATGGAGACGTTGCGCCGGCTCATCACCCGTGTGGGGCCGAGCGACACGGCGGTGCTCATCACCGGCGAGACGGGCACGGGCAAGGAGCGCGTCGCGCGGGCGCTGCACCTCGCCTCGGGGCGCAAGGGCCGGCTCGTCGCCGTCAACTGCGCGGCCATTCCCTCCACGCTGCTGGAGAGCGAGCTGTTCGGCCACGAGAAGGGCGCCTTCTCCGGCGCGGTGTCCCGGCGCGCGGGCCGGATTGAACAGGCGCACGGCGGCACGCTGTTCCTGGACGAGCTGGGCGACATGCCGCTGGAGCTCCAGGCCAAGCTGCTGCGCGTGCTGGAGACGAAGGAGGTGGAGCGGCTGGGCGGCTCGGTGCCGGTGCCGGTGGACGCGCGCATCCTCGCGGCCACGCACCAGGACCTCGCCCGCGCGGTGAAGGAGGGCCGCTTCCGGCAGGACCTCTTCTTCCGCCTCAACGTGATGCCGCTGCAGCTTCCGCCGCTGCGGGAGCGTCCCGATGATTTGCTTCCACTGGCCCGCGCCTTCGCCGCCGAGCTCGCCGGGCCCAACGTGCCGCTGGTGCTGGCTCCCGGAGCGGAAGTGGCCCTGCACGCGTACGCCTGGCCCGGCAACGTGCGCGAGCTGCGCAACCTCATCGAGCGCCTCAACCTGCTGCGTGGTGACGGCCCGCTCACGCTCGGCCCCGAGGCCATCCAAGGGCCGTTGGCCCCTGCCGCGCCCTCGCGTCCCACGCTGGGGGACAGGAGCTACCGCGAGCACGTGGAGGACTTCGAGAAGGACCTCATCCGCGCCGCGCTCCAGGAAGGCGGCAGCATCGCCGGAGCCGCGCGGCTGCTGCAGGTGGACCGCGGCAACCTCTACCGCCGCATCAAGGCGCTCGGGCTCCCCGTGTCCTGACGGGGCCGAGGTCGCTCCTGGGCGCAATCTGAAGTAAGATTGCATTTGCAACGCCCACCCAGGAGGACACATGAAGAAGGCCCTGTTGCTCCCATGGCTGCTGCTGGTCGCTGCGTGTGGTGGTGCCGAAGTGACGGCGGAGGAAACCGCGCCGCCCACCACGCCCACCCCGCTGCTTGCCTCCCAGGAGGAAAGCGTCATCCAGCCTGCCTTCTGGTACACGTGCAACCTGCCGTGCCGGCCGGGCTACTGCGCCACCAGCTCCATCTACTATCCGGACTGTGCCCCTTTCGGCTCCACGACGCGGTACACCTGTACGCCGTGCAGCGGCGGCCCTGTCGACCCGTAACCGGGCCCGGCGTCCACCGCTCTCCGCGTCCTGCTCCCGCTGAGACCTCCCGTGCGGCCACGCAACCGTGGCCGCATTGCGTCGATAATCCCTCCCGGACACCGGAAGCCCCCACCGGGAGAGCAGTTTCATGTCGAACCGCATTGGCCGCCCCTCGCTCACCTCCACCGTGCCGGCGCCAACCGCGGCCACTCCAGAGCGCGCCGCGCGTCCCGCTGGAGCAGAGAAGGCACCCGTCTCCCGCTCCCTGGCCGACGGGTTCGACTCGGGCGCCACCCGGCCGAGCCAGACGTCCCCGCGCGGTGCTGCGCTGCTGACGGGCACGAGCGCCCCGGCCTCCGTCGCCGCGTCGAAGGCCGCCGAGCTGCAGCCCCAGGTCCACGGCGCCACCGGCTACGAGGCCCACTTCGGCATGGGCGGTCGCACCGCGCGCGCCGTCGTGGAGGGCCAGGGCCAGGTCGCGCTGCCCACCGGCAATGGCCGGGGCCCCTCCTTCCACGCGGAGGCGGGCAAGCCGCTGACAGTCACGGTGGACCCCGCGCGCCTGTCGAAGTCCGCCGAGAAGGCCGAGCTGGTCTGGCGCGTGGCGCCCGGGGGGACGGAAGTGGCCATCCCCCTCACGGACGGCTCGCGCGACGCGAGCGGCCGGCTCAACACGCTGCCCGCGCGCATTGACGTCCCGGAGGACGCCTTCGGCACGCTGCGCATCTCCATCCGCACCACGGGCGCGGACGGCAAGCAGTCCAGCTCGTGGGACCCCAGCTCCGACGCGGCCATTGCCCCGAAGGAGGGCGCGGCCGTCGTCTTCACCGACGACTGGAAGACCCAGGTCGAAGGCAAGCTGCGCGCGGGCGACAAGGTCGACATTGCGTATGACCGGGACAGGCTCGCCGCGATGCTGGGCGGCGTGACGCCCTCGGACGTCGTCGCGTGCGTGTCCTTCAACGGCGAGCCTCCCCGGGAGGTGCCGCTCATGGTGCAGCCGGGTGAGGGAGGCACGCAGGGGACGATGTTCATGCCCTCGCTCCAGGTTCCCGTCGAGGCGACGGAGATGACCCTCTGGTTCAAGGGCCAGGGCCAGGGGAACACGAGCTACGACTCGTCCTTCGGGCAGAACTTCAAGTTCAAGGTGGGCCCCGCGCGCGACGACGCGGACCCGTCGTGGAAGGCGGAGCTCTTGCGCAGCAAGAGCTTCCCCAACCTCCAGGCGGAGGACTTCGTCGGCATCGGCCCGTCGTCGCAGCGCTACAACTGCATCGCCTGGACGCTGGGCATCCAGGACCAGTGGGTGTGGCCGGGCACGCGCCTGGAGGACTTCGACAAGCTGTATGCGCAGCAGGGCTACCAGCCGATGTCCTCGCTGGACCTGAGCAACGACCCCAATCTGGAGAAGGTCGTCGTCTACGGGCTCAAGCCGAAGACGGGCACGGGCCCGATTGAAGTGACGCACGGCGCGCTCATGGACGAGCAGGGACGCCTGACGAGCAAGATTGGCACCCAGCCGCTCATCCGCCACAACAGCGCTGACGACCTCACCGGCCCTTCGTATGGTGAGCCGGTGCGCGTCTACGTCCGTCCCCGTCAGCCCGCGGTGAACAACTCATGAGCAGCGTGGGTGCCCGCTTCGAAGCGCTGGCGAAGGAGTGGGAGGAGCACTGCGCGGAGCACCGCGAGGCGTCCAACCCCTACGTGTTCCTCAACCACCCCTCGTTCGAATCCATCGTCGCCCTGGGCCGGCCCGCCGTGCCCCTGATTGTCGAGCGCTACCGCGAGGGGAGCGTCTTCTGGGGCGCGGCCCTGCGGCGGATGACGGGGGTCACCACGTTCGGTGACGGCGTCGTCGGCAACCTCGACGCCACCCGGCGCGGCTGGCTCAAGTGGTGGGAGGAGAACCAGGCGTCCTTCGGCGGCCGGGCGTCCTGAGCGGACTCACGGCCGGCCCGCATCCACGGGTGGCTCCGGGGCCTTCGCGGAGACGGCTCGCAGCGGCGCGTCGCTTCCGAGGCTGATGAAGGGCGCCCAGTAGTA contains these protein-coding regions:
- a CDS encoding DUF6209 family protein, with product MSNRIGRPSLTSTVPAPTAATPERAARPAGAEKAPVSRSLADGFDSGATRPSQTSPRGAALLTGTSAPASVAASKAAELQPQVHGATGYEAHFGMGGRTARAVVEGQGQVALPTGNGRGPSFHAEAGKPLTVTVDPARLSKSAEKAELVWRVAPGGTEVAIPLTDGSRDASGRLNTLPARIDVPEDAFGTLRISIRTTGADGKQSSSWDPSSDAAIAPKEGAAVVFTDDWKTQVEGKLRAGDKVDIAYDRDRLAAMLGGVTPSDVVACVSFNGEPPREVPLMVQPGEGGTQGTMFMPSLQVPVEATEMTLWFKGQGQGNTSYDSSFGQNFKFKVGPARDDADPSWKAELLRSKSFPNLQAEDFVGIGPSSQRYNCIAWTLGIQDQWVWPGTRLEDFDKLYAQQGYQPMSSLDLSNDPNLEKVVVYGLKPKTGTGPIEVTHGALMDEQGRLTSKIGTQPLIRHNSADDLTGPSYGEPVRVYVRPRQPAVNNS